From one Candidatus Thioglobus sp. NP1 genomic stretch:
- a CDS encoding TIGR01777 family oxidoreductase, translating into MKIVVLGGTGLIGKALRQNLSSDHIIECFGRQAFQSVDKLLSCIEGSDLIIQLSGSTIAKRWTKKHLKEVWTSRVDANHMLAEAFKLLKDKPRVICASGVGYYPESNCDKPYLETHNESGSDYLAKLSIAWEDAAKLISNEVIIFRFGVVLSRKGGVLKKLYLPYFLGLGGPIKDGSQCFSWIHVNDLIKVFNYIILNPKKTGIYNVTSPKPIQQRYFGKVLAKALKRPFIAPLFEWQLKLLFGSGSRVLTQSVSVFPGRLIDEGFEFDYPDIESAIDNLVLG; encoded by the coding sequence GTGAAAATAGTTGTATTAGGTGGAACTGGACTAATTGGAAAGGCTTTAAGGCAGAATTTATCTTCAGATCATATTATTGAATGTTTTGGTAGGCAAGCTTTTCAATCAGTCGATAAGTTGTTATCTTGTATTGAAGGAAGTGATTTAATAATTCAACTTTCTGGTTCAACTATAGCTAAAAGATGGACTAAAAAGCATCTCAAGGAAGTCTGGACAAGCAGAGTTGATGCAAATCATATGCTTGCAGAAGCATTTAAGCTACTGAAAGATAAGCCAAGAGTTATATGTGCCTCAGGAGTAGGGTATTACCCCGAATCAAATTGTGATAAACCATATCTAGAAACGCATAATGAATCTGGAAGTGACTACCTAGCAAAGCTTTCAATAGCGTGGGAGGATGCTGCAAAATTGATTTCAAATGAGGTCATTATTTTTAGATTTGGCGTTGTCTTATCGAGAAAAGGTGGAGTACTTAAAAAGTTATATCTTCCATATTTTCTTGGTTTAGGTGGCCCGATTAAAGATGGAAGTCAATGTTTCTCTTGGATTCATGTTAATGATCTAATAAAGGTATTTAATTATATTATTTTAAATCCTAAAAAAACTGGAATATATAACGTCACATCACCAAAGCCTATTCAGCAAAGATATTTTGGAAAAGTTCTTGCAAAGGCTCTGAAAAGACCTTTTATTGCCCCCCTTTTTGAGTGGCAGCTTAAACTATTATTTGGCAGTGGCTCTAGAGTTCTAACTCAAAGTGTTTCTGTTTTTCCTGGGCGCTTAATAGATGAAGGCTTTGAATTTGATTACCCTGACATTGAAAGTGCCATTGATAATTTAGTTTTAGGGTAA
- a CDS encoding peptidylprolyl isomerase produces the protein MKVSKDKVVLMHYTLKNDKGEVIDSSDGKEPLAFLQGHGNIIPGLENALEGCKSGDKKEVSVEPEEGYGLKMDDAIQEIPSSALQGIEEVTVGMQLQSQDQDGNPFVVSVIKIEDDKITVDANHPLAGETLHFSVSIEEVRDAQEEELSHGHVHAPGGHSH, from the coding sequence ATGAAGGTAAGTAAGGATAAAGTTGTTTTAATGCATTACACTCTTAAAAATGATAAAGGTGAGGTTATAGATTCTTCTGACGGTAAAGAGCCTTTAGCATTTTTACAAGGCCATGGAAATATCATTCCTGGCTTAGAAAATGCTTTAGAGGGCTGTAAATCTGGTGATAAAAAGGAAGTTTCTGTAGAGCCAGAAGAAGGCTATGGCCTTAAAATGGATGATGCTATTCAAGAAATTCCAAGTTCTGCATTACAGGGTATAGAAGAGGTAACCGTTGGTATGCAGCTCCAATCGCAAGATCAAGATGGAAATCCATTTGTTGTGTCTGTAATTAAAATTGAAGATGATAAAATTACAGTTGATGCTAATCATCCTTTAGCTGGCGAGACCCTTCATTTCTCTGTCAGTATTGAAGAGGTTAGAGACGCACAAGAAGAGGAATTATCTCATGGCCATGTTCATGCGCCAGGCGGTCACTCACATTAA
- the glk gene encoding glucokinase — protein MVGDIGGTNARFALVVSGKSELTNIKTLQCRKFETIQDAIHSYLSSIDNVQIESASIATAGTTHLDVFKLANNNWTINKANVSIALNHIEVKWINDFSAQALATTSLTNDDVIILNKGIIQQDRVKLVIGPGTGLGTCGLIKSAERWVPLPAQGGHSTFAPNSTLEIEILTILKKQFGHVSVERVLSGGGIVNLYKALCQINAKEPLFNKPAEISSAAIQSKPDQVAKDTLQLFCQIFGSVTGTIALTTGCLGGIYITSDLVRNFLDYFIKSDFLKCFEDKGRLQYYMTDIPIFISKKENMGLIGSTYHLNN, from the coding sequence TTGGTAGGTGATATAGGTGGAACAAATGCAAGGTTTGCCCTTGTAGTTTCAGGTAAATCAGAGTTAACTAATATAAAAACTCTGCAATGTCGTAAATTTGAAACTATTCAAGATGCTATTCATTCTTATCTTTCATCAATTGATAATGTTCAAATCGAGTCAGCTTCTATAGCTACTGCCGGAACAACTCACCTAGATGTCTTCAAGTTAGCAAATAATAACTGGACTATTAATAAAGCTAATGTTTCAATTGCATTAAATCATATTGAAGTTAAATGGATTAATGACTTTTCAGCACAAGCACTTGCAACAACTTCACTAACAAATGATGATGTTATTATTTTAAATAAAGGGATTATTCAACAAGATAGAGTCAAGTTAGTTATTGGTCCTGGAACAGGTTTGGGAACTTGTGGGCTAATAAAATCAGCAGAAAGATGGGTGCCTCTTCCAGCTCAAGGTGGGCATTCAACCTTTGCACCAAACTCAACTTTAGAAATTGAAATTTTAACTATATTAAAAAAACAATTTGGTCATGTCTCAGTTGAAAGAGTTTTGTCAGGCGGTGGCATTGTTAATTTATACAAAGCTTTATGTCAAATTAATGCAAAGGAGCCATTATTCAATAAACCTGCTGAGATATCATCTGCTGCAATACAATCAAAGCCAGATCAAGTAGCTAAGGATACTCTTCAATTATTTTGTCAAATCTTTGGCTCAGTTACTGGAACTATTGCATTAACAACTGGATGTTTAGGTGGTATCTATATTACAAGTGATTTAGTAAGAAATTTTTTAGATTACTTTATTAAAAGTGACTTTTTAAAGTGTTTTGAAGATAAGGGTCGCTTGCAATATTATATGACTGATATTCCGATATTTATATCCAAAAAAGAGAATATGGGACTTATAGGAAGCACCTACCATTTAAATAATTAA
- a CDS encoding sirohydrochlorin chelatase: MNILLLIAHGSRREESNLEIESLVKKITSLNNEEFDSVIHGFLEFASPNIEEAIQKCSDMGASSVTILPYFLSAGVHITRDIPEEISKAYAKNPNLKIKIANYFGSRDEIAEILIKTALDIK; the protein is encoded by the coding sequence ATGAATATATTATTATTAATCGCACATGGCAGTAGAAGAGAAGAATCAAATCTTGAAATTGAATCTTTGGTAAAGAAAATTACCTCACTTAATAATGAAGAATTTGATTCAGTTATTCATGGTTTTCTTGAGTTTGCCAGCCCTAATATTGAGGAAGCTATCCAAAAGTGCTCTGATATGGGTGCATCTTCGGTAACAATTCTTCCTTATTTTTTATCTGCTGGTGTTCATATTACAAGAGATATTCCAGAAGAGATAAGTAAGGCATATGCGAAAAATCCAAACTTAAAAATAAAAATTGCAAATTACTTTGGTTCTAGGGATGAGATTGCTGAAATTCTCATTAAAACAGCATTAGATATAAAATAA
- the hemH gene encoding ferrochelatase: MYKSSSIHESGSDSKIGILLANLGTPDAPTAKAVKPYLRQFLSDTRVIEPPPPKWIWQLILNIVILNLRPRRSAKLYKSVWDTHGEGSPLLSISKMQKKAISSELERRLPGKFSVALGMCYGNPSMASALGELEAQGCNKILVLPLYPQYAASSTGSVFDAVARELSSWRNVPDIRFISSYNKEDLYIEALANSVKEYQKINGKPDFLLMSYHGIPKKYFDKGDNYPCQCCKTSFLLASKLDLKPEQYKMTFQSRLGVAEWMKDYTDETLKSLPAKGIKSVQVICPGFSADCLETIEEISGENKTYFMEAGGQSFDYIPALNDRKDHINFLTELLLKNSSDWTI, from the coding sequence TTGTATAAAAGTTCATCTATTCATGAATCGGGAAGTGATTCAAAAATTGGCATTCTTTTAGCCAATTTGGGGACTCCTGATGCACCCACAGCAAAAGCAGTAAAACCCTATTTGAGGCAGTTTTTATCAGATACTCGTGTCATTGAGCCACCACCACCAAAGTGGATTTGGCAATTAATTTTAAATATAGTTATTTTGAATTTAAGACCAAGGAGATCAGCAAAACTATACAAAAGTGTCTGGGACACTCATGGTGAGGGCTCTCCACTTTTATCAATTTCAAAGATGCAGAAAAAGGCAATTTCATCAGAGCTTGAGAGAAGATTGCCAGGTAAATTTAGTGTTGCCTTAGGTATGTGTTATGGGAATCCCTCTATGGCCTCTGCACTTGGTGAATTAGAGGCTCAAGGGTGCAATAAAATTTTAGTTTTACCTTTATATCCTCAGTACGCAGCTTCTTCTACTGGCTCAGTTTTTGATGCTGTTGCAAGAGAACTATCAAGTTGGCGAAATGTTCCAGATATAAGGTTTATTAGCAGTTATAACAAAGAAGATTTATATATCGAGGCGCTAGCAAATAGTGTTAAGGAGTATCAAAAAATTAATGGTAAGCCTGATTTTTTATTGATGTCGTACCATGGCATTCCTAAAAAATATTTTGATAAGGGTGATAACTACCCATGCCAGTGTTGTAAAACCTCTTTCTTACTTGCCTCAAAATTAGACCTTAAGCCTGAGCAATATAAGATGACTTTTCAATCAAGGCTTGGTGTTGCTGAATGGATGAAAGACTATACAGATGAGACATTAAAGTCTCTTCCTGCTAAGGGCATTAAAAGTGTCCAAGTAATTTGTCCTGGATTTTCAGCTGATTGTCTTGAAACTATTGAAGAAATAAGTGGAGAAAATAAAACATATTTTATGGAAGCAGGAGGTCAGTCTTTTGATTACATACCGGCACTAAATGATAGAAAAGATCATATTAATTTTTTAACTGAGTTGCTATTAAAAAATTCCTCAGATTGGACTATTTGA